The Microcaecilia unicolor chromosome 6, aMicUni1.1, whole genome shotgun sequence genome includes a window with the following:
- the PRKAR1A gene encoding cAMP-dependent protein kinase type I-alpha regulatory subunit has translation MASSNTTSEEERSLRECEHYVQKHNIQQLLKDCIVQLCTVRPDRPMAFLREYFERMEKEEAKHMLSQQKSGSRSDSREEEISPPPPVNPVVKGRRRRGAISAEVYTEEDAASYVRKVIPKDYKTMAALAKAIEKNVLFAHLDDNERSDIFDAMFSVTYIAGETVIQQGDEGDNFYVIDQGEMDVYVNNEWVTSIGEGGSFGELALIYGTPRAATVKAKTNVKLWGIDRDSYRRILMGSTLRKRKMYEEFLSKVSILESLDKWERLTVADALEPVQFEDGQKIVVQGEPGDEFFIILEGTAAVLQRRSENEEFVEVGRLGPSDYFGEIALLMNRPRAATVVARGPLKCVKLDRPRFERVLGPCSDILKRNIQQYNSFVSLSV, from the exons ATGGCATCGAGCAACACTACCAGTGAGGAGGAGCGCAGCCTCCGTGAGTGCGAACACTATGTACAAAAACACAATATCCAGCAGCTCCTCAAGGACTGCATTGTGCAGCTGTGTACAGTCAGACCTGACAGACCAATGGCATTCCTCAGGGAGTACTTTGAAAGAATGGAAAAG GAGGAAGCAAAACATATGTTGAGTCAGCAGAAATCAGGATCTCGCTCAGACTCCCGTGAGGAGgaaatctctccccctcccccagtcaatCCCGTGGTGAAGGGGAGGAGGCGGCGTGGTGCCATCAGTGCAGAAGTATACACAGAGGAGGATGCTGCCTCTTACGTTAGAAAG GTGATTCCTAAAGATTACAAAACTATGGCTGCTTTGGCTAAAGCAATTGAGAAAAATGTACTCTTTGCTCATCTTGATGATAACGAAAGGAG TGACATTTTTGATGCCATGTTCTCAGTTACCTATATTGCTGGAGAGACTGTTATACAACAAG GTGATGAAGGTGATAATTTCTATGTCATCGATCAGGGAGAAATGGAT GTGTACGTAAACAATGAGTGGGTAACCAGCATCGGAGAAGGAGGGAGTTTTGGAGAACTTGCTTTGATCTATGGAACTCCAAGAGCAGCAACCGTCAAAGCCAAGACCAATGTTAAGTTATGGGGCATTGATAGAGACAGCTACCGAAGAATCCTTATG GGAAGTACGCTGAGAAAGAGGAAAATGTATGAGGAATTTCTCAGCAAAGTCTCTATTTTGG aATCTCTTGATAAATGGGAGCGTCTCACAGTGGCTGATGCTTTAGAACCAGTGCAGTTTGAAGATGGACAGAAGATTGTGGTGCAAGGAGAGCCAGGCGATGAGTTCTTTATCATCttagag GGCACAGCTGCTGTTCTTCAGCGTAGGTCGGAAAATGAAGAGTTTGTCGAAGTGGGAAGATTGGGGCCTTCTGATTATTTTG GTGAAATTGCACTGTTGATGAATCGTCCCCGTGCTGCCACAGTGGTTGCCCGTGGCCCCTTGAAATGTGTGAAGCTTGACCGACCCAGATTTGAACGTGTCCTTGGCCCCTGCTCGGATATCCTTAAACGAAACATTCAACAGTACAACAGCTTTGTATCGCTGTCTGTCTGA